One window of the Babesia bovis T2Bo chromosome 2, whole genome shotgun sequence genome contains the following:
- a CDS encoding putative integral membrane protein has protein sequence MEASQDPWLRKPYKERITESIYPLLLCGCRFILSLTQFSVAVDTFVMLKELNRMNNDSFDVSLRNIADTVEPKDYDWVPTLTTPKDRGEAITTNYGTNKLFNLYIIRLSHYFRRQLGEIVICPATISLIFMTVLTVFDLYEILQSTYARAKLQRIRTWLQTSLYVFTFTLITLQLVTLLYESSEIAHMEVVYSFLFAYESRIDTLNPMLMKSGVRSLKYRLVACIIFNIASLVPDTYLILVRTIQPLRLYTIVNSMKVATGLITLGTLVMIGIMKYYILSALDPKLLGDKTSIQLIQHNPLMDINYYYPRTTNKVDMITTSSSFISQELTHLPVFSNSDQINFRLLRTIKELRLNEENYGSKDAITVTQKIVNQFENKPSPTNTNVALETNMANYAFVQSSYAQMKTALNVLLLLCVYFTISALGFGLYAFLMVIRRHKIYIYVNLIVDVVGIVWQVCNIILAVYPMETTEFFCDAGTYLPGTATLNFETNAVFTWFCRAKPIASLLFGMAIVQLAIFVSDIIVLYLLWK, from the coding sequence ATGGAGGCAAGTCAAGACCCTTGGCTGAGGAAGCCTTATAAAGAGCGTATTACCGAAAGTATATACCCACTGTTGTTGTGTGGTTGTAGGTTTATACTTTCGTTGACACAGTTTTCTGTGGCGGTTGACACTTTTGTTATGCTCAAGGAGCTTAACCGTATGAATAACGATTCGTTCGACGTGTCATTAAGGAATATCGCAGACACTGTCGAGCCAAAGGATTATGATTGGGTGCCAACATTAACCACACCAAAAGATCGTGGTGAAGCGATTACTACCAACTACGGTACCAATAAACTCTTTAACCTCTATATCATAAGGCTGTCACACTATTTCAGAAGGCAACTGGGAGAGATCGTCATCTGTCCCGCAACAATATCACTGATATTCATGACAGTGTTGACCGTATTTGACTTATATGAAATCCTGCAGTCAACTTACGCACGAGCTAAGCTGCAGCGCATTCGTACCTGGTTGCAGACGTCACTATATGTCTTCACATTCACGCTCATCACTCTGCAATTGGTGACACTGCTCTACGAGAGCAGTGAAATAGCACATATGGAAGTGGTGTACTCTTTTCTATTTGCATACGAATCAAGAATTGATACTCTTAATCCAATGCTCATGAAATCTGGAGTCAGGTCGCTCAAGTACCGATTGGTGGCATGCATCATTTTTAACATAGCCTCCCTGGTGCCCGATACCTACCTTATCCTCGTTAGGACAATACAGCCACTGAGGCTGTACACTATAGTGAATTCCATGAAAGTGGCCACCGGTCTAATTACACTGGGTACCCTTGTCATGATAGGGATCATGAAGTACTACATTCTCTCTGCACTCGACCCCAAGCTACTTGGTGACAAGACCTCAATACAGCTGATCCAACATAACCCACTTATGGATATCAACTACTATTATCCTAGAACAACAAACAAGGTTGACATGATCACTACCTCCAGCTCATTTATTTCACAGGAGCTCACTCACCTGCCAGTATTCAGCAATAGTGATCAAATTAACTTTAGGCTACTCAGGACAATCAAGGAATTGAGGTTGAATGAGGAGAATTATGGTTCAAAGGATGCTATTACTGTGACACAGAAAATAGTAAACCAATTTGAAAACAAACCAAGTCCTACCAATACCAATGTTGCACTAGAAACTAACATGGCCAACTATGCATTTGTCCAGAGTTCGTACGCACAGATGAAAACAGCATTAAACGTCCTACTACTGCTATGCGTGTACTTCACAATATCAGCACTGGGATTCGGACTGTACGCATTCCTCATGGTAATTAGGAGACACAagatttatatatatgtcaacCTGATTGTTGATGTGGTTGGCATCGTGTGGCAAGTATGTAACATTATACTGGCGGTTTACCCAATGGAAACCACGGAGTTTTTCTGCGATGCTGGAACGTACCTCCCGGGTACTGCAACACTCAACTTCGAGACGAACGCCGTATTCACATGGTTCTGCAGAGCTAAACCAATAGCGTCCCTGCTATTTGGTATGGCTATAGTTCAACTAGCCATATTCGTCTCGGACATTATCGTACTGTACCTCCTATGGAAGTGA
- a CDS encoding Thioredoxin-like family protein, with protein MLISKLCYLGLLFTQIRYGLGIGVDPERNKPGKSPLRMPPSYTDLSWDCADALLRKPPTTDYILLFYSPYNPISRQFMNLFITLSHQFTQDGKSVKFGRVDCSGSLMGDNLCHRYNVGVVPSVAYVSQFIIQREHLSTQGTVSRALRWSLSKSIDDIKSLHSTCYKGDLFIYQELYDWASILYSIGRIRRLFDKMSLDNMLQRLLGYFRH; from the exons ATGTTAATTTCCAAGCTTTGTT ACCTCGGACTGCTGTTTACCCAGATCAGGTATGGTTTGGGCATTGGTGTAGATCCGGAGCGAAACAAGCCTGGCAAGTCACCCTTGCGTATGCCACCTTCATATACTGACCTATCTTGGGACTGCGCTGATGCACTCTTACGGAAACCACCTACTACTGACTACATTCTACTATTCTATTCGCCGTATAATCCAATCTCTAG GCAGTTTATGAACTTATTTATTACATTATCGCACCAATTTACTCAAGATGGTAAATCTGTTAAGTTTGGCCGCGTTGACTGTAGCGGAAGCTTAATGGGTGATAATTTATGCCACCGTTACAATGTGGGAGTTGTTCCTTCCGTGGCCTACGTCTCACAATTTATCATTCAACGTGAGCATCTGTCGACACAAGGTACCGTATCACGCGCTCTGCGTTGGTCGCTTAGTAAATCTATAGATGATATTAAATCACTGCACTCCACGTG TTACAAGGGTGACCTGTTTATATACCAGGAACTATACGACTGGGCATCAATTCTATATAGCATAGGACGCATTAGGAGGTTGTTCGACAAAATGAGTCTAGATAACATGCTCCAGCGTTTGCTGGGTTACTTTAGACATTGA
- a CDS encoding Elongation factor TS family protein, with amino-acid sequence MEFKSTVITACVATALQQAQAYVNRSISNIGCRHRGHMTNSRCSVPIQRRAMATEDRTHQGSTAESMDERKRKLVFLRTSTGKGTQECYEALNAAQGDLKKALDIIRKRMDNCTSSSSTAEVIDLLHGRVATVSSNNVAVILEMRCETDFVSRNQIFISLTKTFANAAHHVLSNHPEISNTELSKSLLGLKCIKCGRTPGEAANIAKSALNEKMIVTRIGVVRASQGDFVTSYLHGSLHGQYPLSMVGSAAALMKYNLEYPDTIVIPQPEECLQSIGNTIGDNHSGNCCCMDTTECNYTSQPIYVEPSNHTGDAESIKHKLSQFIKHMVQHIVGAKPQAISLESFDPEKVQAARQQLEAEAAASGKPKETMERIVNGRIRKMFGEHVLMEQKWAFDGGKPSVSAAIDDFTKRYKIYIKIKEMIQLSIADDMLAYKAPDGTEYHQPNIAF; translated from the exons ATGGAGTTCAAAAGTACTGTTATCACCGCTTGTGTAGCTACTGCGCTGCAGCAAGCACAGGCATACGTGAATAGATCTATATCGAATATCGGTTGTCGCCATCGTGGCCATATGACTAATTCAAGATGTAGTGTACCAATACAGCGTCGCGCAATGGCTACGGAAGATAGAACTCATCAAGGATCGACCGCTGAATCCATGGATGAAAGAAAACGGAAGCTGGTATTCCTGAGGACATCAACAGGAAAGGGTACACAGGAGTGCTATGAAGCATTGAATGCAGCCCAGGGTGATTTGAAAAAGGCATTGGATATCATACGTAAAAGAATGGATAATTGCACTAGTAGCAGTTCAACTGCGGAAGTTATTGATCTGCTACACGGGAGAGTTGCTACCGTGTCATCTAATAATGTTGCCGTCATCCTGGAGATGAGATGTGAAACTGACTTTGTGTCTAGGAACCAGATTTTCATATCATTGACGAAGACATTCGCCAATGCAGCGCATCATGTGTTGAGCAATCATCCTGAAATAAGTAACACTGAATTATCCAAAAGCTTGTTAGGTCTTAAATGCATAAAATGTGGTCGCACACCAGGCGAGGCCGCTAATATAGCAAAGTCAGCACTAAATGAGAAAATGATAGTTACACGAATAGGGGTTGTAAGGGCCTCACAGGGAGATTTCGTGACGTCATACCTACACGGATCGTTACACGGTCAATATCCACTGAGCATGGTAGGATCAGCAGCGGCATTAATGAAGTACAATCTTGAGTATCCGGATACAATTGTTATACCACAGCCCGAGGAATGTTTACAATCAATAGGTAATACCATTGGAGACAACCACTCGGGAAATTGCTGCTGCATGGATACTACAGAATGCAATTATACTTCGCAACCTATATATGTTGAGCCTAGTAATCACACTGGGGACGCCGAATCAATAAAGCATAAACTATCACAATTCATAAAGCATATGGTTCAACATATTGTCGGGGCTAAACCACAAGCTATCAGCTTAGAGAGTTTTGACCCCGAAAAGGTACAGGCAGCAAGGCAGCAATTGGAAGCTGAGGCAGCAGCATCGGGCAAACCTAAAGAAACCATGGAAAGGATAGTCAATGGCAGAATACGCAAAATGTTCGGAGAACATGTACTAATGGAACAG AAATGGGCATTTGATGGAGGTAAACCATCTGTATCGGCTGCAATAGATGATTTTACTAAAagatataaaatatacatcaAAATAAAAGAGATGATACAGCTATCAATTGCCGACGATATGCTAGCATACAAAGCGCCAGATGGTACTGAATACCACCAACCTAATATAGCATTTTAA
- a CDS encoding Sec1 family protein, producing the protein MMYDELHDLVLKAVSDMLQLSVDDDSDGRSLKTWKILIYDEETRALLSPILKVGTLRSLGVTLNLLISDRRESIPGVDAVYLLSPTVSNLDAIVSDAVSRKYKQMHINFTTYSSDDYLGELARRLVEANAHMSISSITDRYLHFTMVATSSFSLNLPGCFSSFYCGGAVNAEEGDALVNRVVDRLLSVIVTMGVLPVIVVPRTPSPALTVAEKLNAKLFEILNARHQLGVSLSSSFNRPLLLILDRTFDLSPMLQHSWNYQPLVHDVFGISFDKVVLDSVGDKGKRVTYDLEYGDKLYQSIISLPLSDVAQHIATSLESYNSQVSSINRDDVDTAGSLVTAMNAIPHLSEHKRLLDMHTNLATSLVDSVKSRELDRFYEFDYDVDILSEKNCFQQFEDLLSNDKCSAMDLYRSLLLIALHRPTIPDSRLDELENRVKLRGSIQQESLKGLRNVMKMKAFSEGILQQIGKAKAADLSSVKQINERGTEAPKKEYAQSHKRLAEYSSKLIDTGVNLFKGVRRLLPRKKQPCIVGILENLLGNSDKVAGEFSYFDPKTSDTALPTGTKRSTARRCIVFVVGGGSYNESLAIQDYSQRSKYSLLYGSTAFDRADDFVHQLGTFTFTI; encoded by the coding sequence ATGATGTATGATGAACTTCACGACCTTGTGTTGAAGGCTGTTAGTGACATGCTACAGCTTTCTGTTGACGATGATTCTGACGGTCGTTCTTTGAAGACGTGGAAGATACTGATATACGATGAGGAGACTCGTGCGTTACTTTCGCCAATATTAAAGGTTGGCACTTTACGTAGCCTCGGTGTTACTTTAAATCTACTTATCAGTGATCGTCGTGAATCAATCCCAGGTGTTGATGCAGTGTACTTGTTGAGTCCAACAGTGTCTAACCTGGATGCCATAGTATCTGACGCTGTGAGTCGCAAATACAAGCAGATGCACATTAATTTCACTACTTACAGTAGTGACGATTACCTTGGCGAGCTTGCTCGGAGATTGGTGGAAGCCAATGCTCACATGTCCATTTCGTCCATAACGGATCGTTACCTTCACTTTACTATGGTTGCAACATCCTCGTTTTCATTGAACCTGCCTGGATGTTTTTCTTCATTTTATTGTGGCGGAGCTGTGAATGCGGAGGAAGGTGACGCTTTAGTTAATAGAGTGGTAGACCGCCTATTATCCGTTATTGTTACAATGGGTGTTCTTCCTGTGATTGTAGTTCCGCGTACTCCATCACCGGCATTAACTGTGGCTGAGAAGTTGAACGCCAAATTGTTTGAGATCCTTAATGCTCGCCATCAGCTGGGTGTATCACTATCAAGTTCATTTAACAGACCTCTCCTACTGATTCTTGACCGTACATTTGATCTTAGTCCGATGCTACAGCACAGTTGGAACTATCAACCGTTGGTTCATGATGTTTTCGGGATTAGCTTCGACAAGGTGGTGCTCGACTCTGTTGGCGACAAGGGCAAAAGAGTTACATACGACCTTGAATACGGCGATAAGTTATATCAGTCTATAATATCGCTGCCACTATCTGACGTGGCGCAGCACATCGCAACAAGTTTGGAGTCTTACAACTCTCAGGTTTCTAGTATAAACCGGGATGACGTCGACACTGCTGGCAGTTTAGTCACTGCTATGAATGCAATACCTCATTTGAGTGAGCATAAGCGTTTATTGGACATGCATACAAACCTGGCAACATCGTTGGTCGACAGTGTGAAGTCTCGGGAACTAGATCGATTCTATGAGTTTGATTATGATGTTGACATTTTAAGTGAGAAAAACTGTTTCCAGCAGTTTGAGGACCTGCTATCCAATGACAAATGCTCGGCTATGGACCTCTACAGATCTCTGTTACTTATAGCTTTACATCGACCGACTATACCAGACAGCCGTTTGGATGAGCTGGAAAACCGTGTTAAGCTACGGGGCAGCATCCAGCAGGAGAGCTTAAAGGGTCTTCGTAATGTAATGAAGATGAAAGCTTTTAGTGAGGGCATTTTACAGCAGATTGGCAAGGCTAAGGCAGCTGACCTCTCTAGTGTAAAGCAGATAAATGAGCGCGGTACTGAGGCACCTAAGAAAGAGTACGCACAAAGCCACAAGCGCCTGGCTGAGTACAGCAGCAAGCTGATAGACACTGGTGTCAATTTATTCAAGGGTGTCCGGAGGCTATTGCCACGTAAGAAGCAGCCTTGTATTGTAGGTATCTTGGAGAACCTTTTGGGCAACTCCGACAAGGTGGCTGGGGAATTCAGCTACTTTGACCCTAAGACTTCGGATACTGCATTACCCACTGGTACCAAAAGGTCTACAGCTCGTAGGTGTATAGTATTTgttgttgggggtggtTCTTATAACGAAAGCCTTGCTATACAGGATTACTCCCAGCGTTCAAAGTACAGCCTCTTGTATGGCTCAACAGCTTTTGACCGTGCTGATGACTTTGTCCATCAGTTGGGTACATTTACTTTTACCATATAA